A window of the Gossypium hirsutum isolate 1008001.06 chromosome A05, Gossypium_hirsutum_v2.1, whole genome shotgun sequence genome harbors these coding sequences:
- the LOC121229673 gene encoding putative glycine-rich cell wall structural protein 1, whose amino-acid sequence MGSSRVIGAAFLALLLVDLAFAARLGKGGGGGGGGGGGGGGGGSGSGNGSGYGSGSGSGYGSGGGIGSGGGGGGGSGGGGGGGSGNGGGPGYGSGSGYGSGSGYGSGGGRGRGGGGGGGSGGGGGGGGGGGHGGGSGYGSGSGSGSGTGSGNGGGRGGGGGGGSGGGGGGGVGNGSGYGSGSGYGSGYGSGGG is encoded by the coding sequence ATGGGAAGTTCAAGGGTTATTGGTGCTGCATTCCTGGCTTTGCTCCTTGTAGATTTAGCTTTTGCTGCTAGGTTAGGAAAGGGAGGTGGTGGGGGTGGTGGCGGAGGTGGAGGCGGAGGTGGTGGAGGCTCTGGATCAGGTAATGGCTCTGGGTATGGGTCAGGATCTGGATCAGGGTATGGGTCTGGTGGTGGGATAGGAAGTGGtggaggaggtggtggtggtagCGGAGGTGGAGGTGGTGGAGGCAGTGGCAATGGAGGTGGGCCGGGATATGGGTCTGGATCTGGATATGGAAGTGGGTCTGGATATGGAAGTGGAGGTGGTAGAGGTAGAGGTGGAGGAGGAGGTGGTGGCAGTGGAGGTGGCGGTGGCGGTGGCGGAGGTGGTGGTCATGGAGGAGGGTCGGGATATGGATCCGGATCCGGAAGTGGGAGTGGGACTGGGAGTGGAAATGGAGGTGGTAGAGGTGGAGGAGGAGGTGGTGGCAGTGGAGGTGGAGGAGGCGGAGGTGTAGGCAATGGTTCGGGCTATGGAAGTGGGTCCGGTTATGGTTCAGGGTATGGTAGCGGTGGAGGATGA